Below is a window of Paraburkholderia kururiensis DNA.
CGAGGGTGTGGGCGGCGCGGGCCTGCACTGGTCCGGGCAACAGTGGCGCGCGCTGCCCGAGGAACTGCGCATTCGCAGCCATTACGAGGAACGCTACGGCAAGCGCTTCATTCCCGACGACATGACGATTCAGGACTGGGGCGTCACCTACGAAGAACTCGAGCCGCACTACGACTTCGTCGAAAAGATGATGGGCACCTCGGGCCGCGCGTATCGCGTGCGCGGCCAGATCGTGGGCGACGGCAATCCGTTCGAAGCGGACCGCGCGTCCGACTATCCGCTGCCGCCGCAGGCCGACCACTACACGGCGCATCTGTTCAAGCTCGCCGCGGCGCAGGTGGGGCTGCATCCGTTTTCGGAGCCGTCGGCCAACACGTCGATGCCCTATACGAATCCGTACGGCTGCCAGATGGGACCGTGCACGTTCTGCGGCTACTGCTCGGGCTACGCCTGCTACAACTACTCGAAGGCGTCGCCCAACGTGAACATCCTGCCCGCGCTGCGCCAGGAGCCGCGCTTCGAACTGCGCTCGCGCTGCTTCGTCACACGCATCGATCTGGACGACACGAAGCGCCGCGCCACCGGCGTCATCTACGTGGACGAGAACGGCAACACCGTGCGCCAGCCCGCGAACATCGTCATTGCAAGCACGTTCGCCTACAACAACGCGCGGCTCTTTCTGCTCTCGGGCATCGGCACGCCCTACGACCCCGTGGCCGGCAAGGGCGTGGTGGGACGCAACATCGCGTACCAGACCATGTCGACGGTGCAGATGTTCTTCGACGCGGGCAAGAACACCAACATGTTCATCGGCGCGGGCGGCAACGGCGTGGCCGTGGACGACTACAACGGCGACCACTTCGACCACGGCCCCGCGCACTTCGTGGGCGGCGCGCCCGTGTGGTGCAACCCGGCGGGCGCGAAGCCCATCTCGGGCATTCCCACGCCGCACGGCACGCCGCGCTGGGGGCTCGAATGGAAGCACGCGGTGAAGGCGAACTACCTGAACTTCGCTTCGTTCGACGTGCACGGCACGAACATGGTCTATCGCGACGTCTACGTCGATCTCGATCCGACCTATCGCGACCACTTCGGCCTGCCGCTGTTGCGCTTCACGTTCGACTGGAAAGACAACGACATCCGCATGAGCCGCTACATCACGGACAGGATGCTCGACGTGGCGCGCGCCATGAATCCGAAGTCCATCAACGTGAGCGTGAAGAACTTCGGCGACCGGTTCGATCTGCGGCCCTACCAGACCACGCACTGGGCCGGCGGCGTGGCCATGGGCATGGACCGCGAGACGAGCGTGCTGAACCGCTATCTGCAAAGCTGGGACGTGCCCAACGTCTTCGCGGTGGGCTCCGGCGTGTTTCCGGTCGGCCTCGGCTACAACCCCACGGGCACGGCGTGCGCGCTGGCGTACTGGTGCGCGAAGGCGATTCGCGAACAGTACCTCGCCAACCCGCGTGCGCTCGTCTGAGCACGGTCCGAGCACGAGGAGGTCAACAGCATGAGGTCTTCGTCTTGCGGAAACACAGCGGCCACGGCAGGTCGGGCTGCATACGTTCCGGCTCTTGCCCATCGCGCGGGTGGCGTTCGCGGCTGGTTGCGCAGCGTGCGCCACATGGTGGCCGCGCCGCTGGTGATGTCGTGTCTTCTGCCCGTGGGGCTCGCCGTGATGCCGTCGGCAGTACGCGCCGATTCCGCTTCGCTGCCGCCCACGGGCGAGGCGCAGGTGGCGCCGGGGTCGGCTTCGTCGAGCGGGCCGGGCCAATCCGCCGTGGATCGCGCCACGCGCGCCCAACAGCCGCCCGCGTCCGCGGCGACGGGCGAGGCGCTCGAAGGGCGCAGCGCGTCGTCCGCCGAAGCGGGCGGGCCGCGCGCGCCCGACGCGAATCTCGCCGCGGCCGCGAGCCACGGCGAGGCGCCCTCGCCGCTCGTGGCGCGCGGCGCCTACCTGGCGCGTGCCGGGGACTGCGTGGCCTGCCACACCGCGAAGAACGGCGCGCCGTTCGCGGGCGGCCTGCCCATCGGCTCGCCGCTCGGCACCATCTACTCGACCAACATCACGCCGGACCGGCGCACCGGCATCGGCACCTGGAGCTTCGACGACTTCGCGCGCCTCATGCGGCACGGCGAGGTGAAGGCGGGCTACGTGGTGTATCCCGCGATGCCCTACCCGTCCTACGCGCGCCTCACCGACGACGACCTCCACGCGCTCTACGCCTACTTCATGACGGCCGTGCCGCCCGTCTCGCAGCCGAACCGGCAGAACGGCATTGCCTGGCCGCTTTCCATGCGCTGGCCGCTCAAGCTCTGGCGCGCGCTCTTCGCGCCGAAGCCGCAGCCGTTCGTGCCGCCCGCGGGCATGTCCGCGGAAACGGCGCGCGGCGCCTATCTGGTCACGGGGCTCGGGCATTGCGGCAGCTGCCACACGCCGCGCAGCTTCACGTTGCAGGAAAAGGCGCTCACCAACCAGGACGGGCCCGTGTACCTCTCGGGCGGCGGCGCCATCGACGGATGGATCGCCCCCTCGCTGCGCAACGAGCACGGCGGCGGGCTCGCGAACTGGTCCGCCGACGAACTCGTGCAGTTCCTCAAGACCGGCAAGACAGCGCGCACGGCCGCGTTCGGCGCGATGAACGACGTGATCGTGGATTCGATGCAGTACATGAACGACGCGGACCTGCACGCCATCGCGGCCTATCTGAAGTCGCTCGGGCCGTACGACGGCAAGGCGCCCGCCTTCGCCTACGACGCGCACCTCGCGAAGGCGCTCTACGAGGGGCAGGCCGCGAGCCCCGGCGCGCGCCTCTACCTGGACCGCTGCGCCGCGTGCCACAGCTCGAACGGCAAGGGCTACGGCAAGGCGTTCCCGGCGCTGGCGGGCAATCCGATCCTGCAGACGTCCAACCCCACGTCCGCGATTCATATCGTGCTGTCGGGTGGCGCGCAGCCGGGCACGCGCGCGGCGCCTTCCGCCCTGACGATGGCGCCGTATGCCTCGCTGCTCGACGACGCGCAGGTGGCCGAGGTGGTTTCGTTCATCCAGACGAGCTGGGGCAATCGCGGCGGGCCGGCGACTGCCGAACAGGTGGCGCGCATGCGCAAGAACGCGGAGCCTGTGGAGCCCACGGGCTTTCCGGCGCCGATGCAGCGCGAGCTGCGCCGCGCGGACCCGGGGCAAGGATCGGGCTCGTATTCGAGCGGCGTGGGCGCGGGCGAGTGAGGGGCTGGGGTGCTTCGGTGGGAGGTGGGAGTGATGAAGCGCGAGAGGAGCGCGAGAGAAGTGCGAAACGCGGGTGATGCAAGGCGGCCCGCGCTTCGATGTGCCTTCGATTTGCCTCGATGGGTGTTGTTCGCGTTACAGCGGACGCGGCCGGTCGCCCGCCGCGTCGGGTCGGTCGAGTTCGTCGGGCCATGGCTTCGAGCCGGGGTCGCGCGCCTGCGTCTCGCGCGGATCGCGTGGCGCGACCTTGTCGGCGGCTTCGTCGGGAACGCGATCGATCTCGCCGCCGCCCGGCGCGTGCCCCGGCGGAGAGAGCGCGTCGCGCACCGGCGTCTTCGGCTCTGTGTCGGGTCGCGGAGGCTGGTCGGTGGTATGGGGCTCGGGGGATGTCTTGTGAGCGGCGCGCGGAAGGTCGGCGGGTTGCTTCGGTGAAGTCATCGGGTTCTCCTCGTGAGGGGCAACGGTTGCTGTGCTGCACTGGGGGCAGCAAGCGTCATTCCGCCCACCTTCCGCGCAGGGCGCGTTGCACATGCGCCATTCGCGTGACGTGCGGCACGAAGCTTGCGCTTGTGCCTGTTACGTCGCCGAGCGCCGCCGCTCGCGCTTCACCGCTTTGCTTCGTGGCTTTGCTTCATGGCCTCTCTTCATGGCTTCGCTTCATCGCGTCGCCCCACCGCTTCGTCTCGACACATTGCCGCGCCGCGATGCCGCGAACGACACGCCCCACGCCCACCAGGAACACCCATGCCCGACACCCGCACCATCGACATCTTCCGCTACGACCCCGACCGCGATAGCCAGCCGCACATGCAGCGCTACGAGGTGGCGTTGCAGCCCACGGACCGCATGCTGCTCGACGTGCTGGGCCGTATCAAGTCGATGGACGAAACGTTCGCGTATCGCCGCTCGTGCCGCGAAGGCATCTGCGGTTCGGACGCGATGAACATCAACGGCAAGAACGGTCTTGCCTGCCTCACGAACATGGGCCAGATGCCTGCGCACATCACGCTGCGTCCGCTGCCGGGCCTGCCCGTGATTCGCGACCTCATCGTGGACATGACGCAGTTCTTCAACCAGTACCACTCGATACGCCCCTACCTCGTGAACGACCATCCGCCGCCCGAACGCGAGCGTCTGCAGTCGCCCGAGGAGCGCGATCAGCTCGACGGCCTCTACGAGTGCATTCTGTGCGCGTGCTGCTCCACGGCGTGCCCGACGTTCTGGTGGAACCCGGACAAGTTCGTCGGGCCCGCCGGACTGCTACAGGCTTACCGCTTCATCGTGGACTCACGCGACGAAGCCACGGCCGAACGGCTCGACAATCTCGAAGACCCGTATCGGCTGTTCCGCTGCCGCACCATCATGAATTGCGTGGACGTGTGCCCGAAGGGACTCAACCCGGCGTCGGCCATCGGTCATATTCGTTCGATGCTCGCGCGGCGCACGGTGTGAGCGGCGCGCGTGCCGCACGAAATGTAACCACGACGGTATCATTTCAAGCGCGAGCCGCCGCGCGCGGGGGCGGCGGGCTCATCGCGTTCATGCACCGTCGCGTCGAGGGCTTCAACGCGGCGACTCGAGCACCTTATCCGGCGTGATGGGCAGATCGCGCACGCGCCGGCCCGTGGCGTGATAGACGGCGTTCGCAATGGCCGCCGCCACGCCCACCACGCCGATCTCGCCCACGCCCTTCGCGCCCAGCGGATTCACCACGTCGTCGTGCTCGTCCACGAACAGCACGTCGATCTCACCGACGTCGCGGTTCACCGGCATGTGGTACTCCGCGAGGTTGTGGTTCATCACGCGGCCGAGGCTGTGATCGAACTG
It encodes the following:
- a CDS encoding GMC family oxidoreductase, with the protein product MADKADKTMKPVDVAIVGFGWTGAIMAKELTAAGLTVVALERGNYRDTYPDGAYPKTIDELTYLQRWKLFQNMSKSSFTFRHRVGDTALPYRQIGAFKPGEGVGGAGLHWSGQQWRALPEELRIRSHYEERYGKRFIPDDMTIQDWGVTYEELEPHYDFVEKMMGTSGRAYRVRGQIVGDGNPFEADRASDYPLPPQADHYTAHLFKLAAAQVGLHPFSEPSANTSMPYTNPYGCQMGPCTFCGYCSGYACYNYSKASPNVNILPALRQEPRFELRSRCFVTRIDLDDTKRRATGVIYVDENGNTVRQPANIVIASTFAYNNARLFLLSGIGTPYDPVAGKGVVGRNIAYQTMSTVQMFFDAGKNTNMFIGAGGNGVAVDDYNGDHFDHGPAHFVGGAPVWCNPAGAKPISGIPTPHGTPRWGLEWKHAVKANYLNFASFDVHGTNMVYRDVYVDLDPTYRDHFGLPLLRFTFDWKDNDIRMSRYITDRMLDVARAMNPKSINVSVKNFGDRFDLRPYQTTHWAGGVAMGMDRETSVLNRYLQSWDVPNVFAVGSGVFPVGLGYNPTGTACALAYWCAKAIREQYLANPRALV
- a CDS encoding c-type cytochrome — translated: MVAAPLVMSCLLPVGLAVMPSAVRADSASLPPTGEAQVAPGSASSSGPGQSAVDRATRAQQPPASAATGEALEGRSASSAEAGGPRAPDANLAAAASHGEAPSPLVARGAYLARAGDCVACHTAKNGAPFAGGLPIGSPLGTIYSTNITPDRRTGIGTWSFDDFARLMRHGEVKAGYVVYPAMPYPSYARLTDDDLHALYAYFMTAVPPVSQPNRQNGIAWPLSMRWPLKLWRALFAPKPQPFVPPAGMSAETARGAYLVTGLGHCGSCHTPRSFTLQEKALTNQDGPVYLSGGGAIDGWIAPSLRNEHGGGLANWSADELVQFLKTGKTARTAAFGAMNDVIVDSMQYMNDADLHAIAAYLKSLGPYDGKAPAFAYDAHLAKALYEGQAASPGARLYLDRCAACHSSNGKGYGKAFPALAGNPILQTSNPTSAIHIVLSGGAQPGTRAAPSALTMAPYASLLDDAQVAEVVSFIQTSWGNRGGPATAEQVARMRKNAEPVEPTGFPAPMQRELRRADPGQGSGSYSSGVGAGE
- a CDS encoding succinate dehydrogenase/fumarate reductase iron-sulfur subunit, giving the protein MPDTRTIDIFRYDPDRDSQPHMQRYEVALQPTDRMLLDVLGRIKSMDETFAYRRSCREGICGSDAMNINGKNGLACLTNMGQMPAHITLRPLPGLPVIRDLIVDMTQFFNQYHSIRPYLVNDHPPPERERLQSPEERDQLDGLYECILCACCSTACPTFWWNPDKFVGPAGLLQAYRFIVDSRDEATAERLDNLEDPYRLFRCRTIMNCVDVCPKGLNPASAIGHIRSMLARRTV